The DNA sequence CTCAGCGGGCTGCTCGCCCGCGACGGCGTTCGCCGCCTCGACCTGCCGATGCTGTCCGCCGCGGACGCGTACCAGCTGCTCGTCCGCATCCTCGGCGCCGAGCGCGTCGCCGCCGAACCCGACGCCGCGACCGACCTGGCAGCCGCGTGCGCGCACCTGCCGCTCGCGTTGCGGATCGCGGCGGCCAACCTGGCAGACCAGCCGGACCAGCCGATCGCGCAGTACGTGTCGCTGCTGCGCGGCGGCGACCGGCTGGCCGCCCTGGCGATCGACGGCGACCTGGACAGCACCATCCGCGCCGCGTTCGACCAGTCGTACGCACGCCTGAGCCACGGCGCCGCCCGGCTGTTCCGCCTGCTCGGCGTCGCACCCGGCCCTGACGTCACCGCTGAGGCCGCCGCGGCGCTCGCGGCCGTGCCGACCGAGACGGCCGAGGTCCTGCTGCGCCAGCTGACCGCCGCGCACCTGGTGCAGAACCCGCTCGAAGGCCGCTACTCGCTGCACGACCTGCTGCGCCTGTACGCCCGCTCGCAGGCCGACCCGGGCGCCCCCGACGCCCGCCGCCTATTGATCGAGTGGTACCTGGTCCGCGCCGACGCCGCCGCCCGCCAGATGATGCCGAACCTGCCGCTGCCGCCCATGCCGCAGACCGCGCCCGACGGCCACATCACCACGACGGCGGACTGGTTCACCGACGAGGCCGCCAACCTGGCCGCCTGCGTACGCGACGCCCACGACCACGGCCTGCCGCACCACTGCTGCGCGCTCGCCGACCGGATGCGGGCGCACTTCCACCTGTCCCGGGACATGGTCGGCTGGCGGCCGGTGGCCGAACACGCCCAGTCCGCCGCACCGGCCATCGCCGACCCGTTCCTGGCCGGTGCGGAAGGCTCCGCCGCCGAACTCAGCCTCGCCTTCTACTACCGGGGGCTGGGCCGCTACGACGCGGCCAAGGCGCACAGCGGGCGCGCGATCGACCTCGCCGAAGCGGTGGGCTGGGCCGACGGGCACGCCGCCGCCCTGGCCAACCTCGGTGTGATCCACCTGTGGAGCAGCGAGCACGCCCGGTCCGCCGAGTACTCCCGGCGCGCGCTCGACGCCCACCGCCTGGCCGGCAACGGAGCCGGGCAGGCGCAAGCGCTCGGCAACCTCGGATTCGTCGCCCTGACGCTGGGCAACCTCGGCGAAGCCGAGCAATGCTTCCGGGAAGCGGTCGCGCTGCACCGTACGGCAGGCGCCCGCAGCAGCGAAGGACTCGCCCTGGCCAACCTCGGCGACACCCTGCGCTACGCCGGCCGCTGCGACGAAGCCATCGAGGTGCTCACCCGGGCGCTGTCCGTCCTGCGCGAGACCGGCGGCAAGGTCGCCGAGGCCGTCGCCCAGATCAACCTCGCGTACGCCCAGTGCGAGTCCGGCCAGTCCGACGCCGCCCTGGCCAACGCGACCGCCGCCCTGGACCTGGTCCGGGAGACGGGCGACCCCAACGCCGAGGCCAACGTCCTCAACCGGCTCGCGGCCGTACACGCCGCCCGCGGCGAGCACGACGCCGCCGTCAGCCTGTTCCAGACCGCGCTGGACCTGTGCGTGTCCATCGGCGGCCGCGATCCCGAACTGGACGCCCACGTCGGCCTCACGCACGCTCTGCTCGGCACCGGCCACCCGGCCGCCGCCCACACCCACGCCACGATCGCCCTGGGCCTGGCCCGCGACCTCGACATCCGCATCTCCCACGGGTACGCCGCAGCCGCACTGGCCGCCGCCAAGCTGCACCTCGGAGACCGTGACGGGGCCCGGAGCCTGGCGTTGGAGGCGCGCGCGCACCACCTGGAGACCGGCGTGACCTCCGGCGTCCGCGCCGCCGAGGCGCTACTGGCGCGGCTGTGACCGAAGGCGGGCGGGAGTCCGGTCAGGACCGCCGCGCCGAACATCCTCGCTCACAGCGGGCGCAGCAGCGCGACGAGATCGTCCAGAGCCGCGACGAGCATCCCGACCAGCGCACCGACCACACCGGCGAGCACCGCGGCGGGCAGCGGCAGCTCGGCCGTCGCGGTCGTGGCGACCGCGCCGGCGATCGCGACCGCGATGAGCGACACGTTGCGCGCGATGTGCCGACCGGACAGCGGGGTGGCAGAGGCGCCGAAGCAGCGGCAGGCAACGGCCCGCTTGCGGCGTACCACGGCGGCTATCGCGACGGCGAAGACCGCCAGCAACCCTGCGGCCAGCAAGAACCCGACGGCCCCGGCGACCCTGCCGGGGATCAGCAGGCAGACGATGATCACCGCCTCGGTGGCCGCGGACGCGCGGGCGGCTGCCGGCCGGCGCGACTCGGGCACCACGTCCATGTCGCGCAGTGACAGCTCGAAAGCGACCCATGCGGATCGGCTCGAAACCTTGCCCACCAGGGCGATCGCGAAGACGGTGGCAAGGAGGAGCCGGCAGGCGACCTCGACGTAGGGCACGACGATGAAACTACCTCCTGCGCATGCCTTCTGATCCGCTGAGGTTCACCGGGTTGAAGGCGACGCACCGTGTCGCAGACCTGCCCCTGGCATGATCTGCCTCATGTTCGAGGAGAAGCTCGAAGCGCTGGCGCAGATGATGACCGAACACGACGAATACGCGACCAGGTACTACACGCACGTACGTGAAATGGTCCTGCTGGCCGCCGAGATCGAGACCTTGCGCAGCGAGTAGGCCCCCGGTTGAGGAAGGTCGCCGGCTGCCGCGCAGGCGGCGTTCAGTTCTTCGACCACGTGCGCCGGTCACCTACCGCCGCACCCACGTCGATCACGACGCTAAGGCAGTTCATGCCCGTTGAAAGACAGGATCTGGGCCACTTCCCGGTCGAATGCCTTGGAAATTCCCAAGTAAGAGGAATACCAGCCCTGGTCCTCCGCCGGCACGCGAACCACGAACGAAGCGCTGGCAGTCTTCTCGCTGTACCCCAGATCCTTCACGTGAAACAGTTCGCCGCCCTGGCCGCATCTGTCGACCAGGGCCCGGAAGAACGAGACGAAGCGCCGGTCGAATTCCGTCTTCTGCGCCTCGGTCAACGGTTCAGCGAAGAAGAAGAGATGCAGCAGATCAACCTCCGGCTCGCCTCGCTCGCGACGACGTATCTCGTCCACGTCCACCAGGGTGACGCCAGGCTTTGCCCGAAACCTATCCACCTGATCCGTATCCGCAGAACGAACGATGACGCGCATCGAGGAACGGCCGAGGGCAAGGGCGGCCTTGTAGTACTTATGCCCGGACACCACCAGGATCTGACCGTCTTCGATCACACCATGCACAGGCGGGATCGCCGCCGACACCCTGTAGAACTCGATCAGATGCGGTAGGACATATCTCGCGTCCGCATCCGGGAACCGTTCCTCCGCCAAGGTGATGAATGACGCAGGGACATCAAGCACAGTGTATGGAGAAACCGTACCCATGTTCTCAGCAGCCTCCAGGTCCGGCGCCGCGCGCCTTCGCCGCCACCCGCAGGTATGGAAGATCGGGCGCCTTCGTTGAATTCTCGGAGCTGCGGCAAGCGAATAACCGTCTCGGTCTGCCCCGGCGGCGGCGGGCTGATCACGGGATGTCGGTAGATGATCCCATGCGGGCTGGAGGCCAGGTGGCCGAGCATGTCCGCGCCCGCAGGTCGGCTCACCGCCCGACCTCTCATACGCCAGATCCTGAGACGGCGCCCTGGCCTGCGGTCTGGGCCGCGGGCCAGGGCACCGTGGCTCGGTCAGCTGCCGCAGATGCCGTAGGCGGTGATGCTCCAGCTGCCGCTGTACCCGCCGACGATCTCGTCGGCCCAGGCGCTCATCTTGTCGGCGGTGATGGCGTTGAGGCCGCTGAGCAGCACATGGCCGTTGCCCGCGTTCACCTCGACGCCGGTGCCGTAGAGCGCCTTGCCCGCCGGGCAGCTTCCGCTCACCGACTGGTGCGAGTCGCTGCTGCTCGACGTCGGGAACGGCACCCGCTGCAGCCCGGCCGGGGTGTCGGCGCAGACCGCGTAGGCGGTGACCGACCAGTCGTCGTCGGTCGACCCCGGGATCTCCACCCCTCGTACGGTGACGGTCTTCAGGTCGGCAGAGGGGACGACGTCCTCCAGGACGACGTCGGGCACCCCCTCGTTGATCCGCCCACCCGCCCCGACCACGCTGCGGCCCGGGCCGCAGCTGGGCGTGGTGACGTACTGCACCTGGTTGCCGCCCACGCTGGAGACGATCTCCCAACCGGCCGGCTTCGGGACGCAGATGGCGATCGCCGTGTGCTGCCAGTTCGGGCCGTAGGCGGCGGCCTCCTGGGTCGCCACCCAGAACTGGGATTCGCCGATGGGCTGCATCCGGACGATCCCCGCATACCCGAGCGGCGAACCGGGGGCGGTGAGGTATACGCCGCCGCCGACCACCGCGGTGCCACCGGGGCATTCGGCGTCGGTGTGCTTGCTCTGCGAGCTGGTCGGGTTCGAGGTCTCCTTGACGATCACCAGGCCGGCCGGGTCCGCCGCGGCGGGCGAGGCCGCGCCGAGGGGAGCGAACGCCGCGGCCAGGACGACCACCGCACCGGTCGCGATACGCGTCCGTAACTGCAAGATCATGCTTTCCTCCAGTTCTTGTCGGGTCTCCCAGAGTCCGGTGGCGGCGCGGCGGTGGCCGTGACTTCTGAACGTCACTGAACGGCGCGGGTGAACATCGTTGAACATGCCCGCTGTCGGGGCCGCGACGCCGAAGACCCCGCCACCTGCCACACATGCTTAAGTAGGCAAATGGGTCGAGACCAGGCTTCGCCAGAACTGGCCCGCCTGCTGCACCAGCTGCGCCGACGCGAAGCCCGGCGGCGCGGCGGGCAGGAGCTGACCTACCGCGAACTGTCGACCAGGACGGGATGGTCGCTCGGCATCGTCGCGCAGTACTTCTCGGGCAAGAGCGTGCCGCCCGTCGACCGGTTCGACGTGCTCATCAGGCTGCTCGGCGCCACCCCGACCGAGCAGGGAGCGCTGGCCACCGCGCGGGATGCGGCGGCCGACGGACGCCGCGCAGGCACCGTGGCCGCGCCCGGCGGGCCGAGCTTCCGGCTGCTCGGCCCGGTCGTGGTGGCCGGGCCGAAGGGCCCCGCCCGGCTGGTGGGCGCGAAGCCGCGCGCTCTGGTCGCGTTGTTGGGTCTGCACGCGGGCAGCGTGCTGAGCCAAGCCAGGCTGGTCGACGCGCTGTGGGGCGAGGATCCGCCACGCACGGCGATCGAATCCCTCTACAGTCACGTGGCCCGGACCCGACACGCCCTCGACCTGTGCGGCCTGGTAGGCGTCCTGCGCACGACGAACTCGGGCTATCTGCTGGCGGTGCGGCGCGACGAGGTCGACGTGGCGCGGCTGGAGGAGCGGGTGGCGCAGGCCCGCAAGGCGGTCGCGGCCGAGAACCTGCCGGAAGCGGTGACGTGCCTGCATGACGGGCTGTCGCTGTGGCGGGGAGACGCCCTGGCCGACGCGCCGGTGCACGGCTGGGGCGCAGCCGAGGTGGCACGCCTCGGCGAGTTGCGCCGCGCCGCGCAGGAAGACCTGTGGGAGGCCAGGCTGGCGCTCGGCGAGCACGCCGGTGCCGCGCGCGAGATCGAGAAGCTGCTGGTCGAGATACCTGATCGGGAGCGGCTGGTCGAGTTGTACATGCTCGCCCTGCACCGGTCCGGGCGGTCGAACGAGGCTGTCGGGGCGTACCAGCGCCTGCGCGCGCAGCTGGCCGAGCAGCTCTGCGTCGAGCCGGGTGGGCGGCTGCAGCGCCTGCACGTGGCGATCCTGCGCCGCGACCCCGGCCTGGACCTCACCGCGGTGCCCGGCTCAGCCGCGCCGGGTGCGAGCAGGCGGTGGCACCGACCCGCCCCGGCGCAGCTCCCGCCACCCATCGGACATTTCACCGGACGTGACGGCGAGCTGGCGGCCCTAGACGGCCTGTTCGACGCACCGCCGGCGGTGGGCGTCGTGTGCGGGCCGGCGGGCATCGGCAAGACCGCGCTGGCGGTGCAGTGGGCGGGCCGGGCCGCCGACCGGTGCCCGGACGGACAGCTGTACGTCGACCTGCGCGGTCATGATCCGGCGTCGGCGCTGCCGGTGCCCGAGGCGCTGGCACAGCTGCTGACAGGGATGGGCGTGCCGGCGGCGGAGCTGCCCGCCGATCCCACGGCCCTGCTCGGCCTGTACCGGTCGACGCTGCGCCGCCGACAGGTGCTGGTGCTGCTGGACAACGCGGCCGACGCCGAGCAGGTCGCCTCGCTGGTGCCACCGGCGCCGAGTCTGCTGCTGGTCACCAGCCGCAACCGGCTGGTCGGCCTCGCCGTGGACCACGCCGTGTCCGTCGTGAACCTCGACGTGCTGGACACGGGCGACGCGCTCACGCTGCTGCGGCGGGTGCTCGGGGCGGAGCGGGTCGCCACCGAGCCGGCCGCCGCGCACCGGCTCACCGAGTTGTGCGGCGGGATGCCGCTGGCGTTGCGGATCGCCGCGGCGAAGCTTGCGGCCCGCCCGCACGGCCGGATCGCCGCGTTCAACGTCGAACTCGCCGACGGGCGGCTTGACGCGCTGTCGGTGCCGGGCGACTCGCGCAGCATCCGGGCGGTCTTCGCCGGCGCCTACCGCACGCTGAGCCCGGCGGCGGCTCAGCTGTTCGGGCGGCTGGGCCGGCACCCCGGCCCGACCTTCGCCGCGTCGCTGGCGGCGGCGCTGGCCGAGGCGCCGCGCGGCCGGGAACGGTCGGCGCTCGACGAGCTGGCGGCAGCGCACCTGATCGTGGAGGTGGAGCCGGACCGGTACCGATTCCACGATCTCATCAAGGCCTATGCGTTCGAGGTCGCGGAGCAGCAGGAGGCGGCACGGGCGGAGGCGAGGGTCGTCGAGTGGTACCTGGCCGTCGGCGATGCCGCCAACCGGGTCTTCAGCCCGGCCCGCGACCGGGCCGGCGCCGTGTCGGCACAACCGCCGATCGAGGTTCCGTTCCCCGCCGACCACGCTGCCGCGCTCGCCTTCCTCGACGGCGAACACGCGAGCATGTCGGCGGTCGTCGGACTCGCCGCGCGACGCGGCGCGGACCGCGACGCCTGGCGGCTCGCGTACCTGTTCGCCGGCTTCCTCACGTTACGCGGGCACCTCGGCCCCCGCGTGGACGTGGCACGCCTGGGCCTGGCGGCCACCCGGCGGCTGGCCGATCCCGCCGCCGAGGCGGTGATGCGCTCACTGCTCGGCCTGGCCTGCCACGCCGTCCGCGACCACGAGGAGGCGCTGGCACATCACGAGACGGCGCTGGCCCTGGTGACCGCCGACGGCGATGCGGCCGGGCAAGCCATGGTACTCAACAACATCGGGCACGCCCGTACGCAGTTGGGCCTGCTGGAAGGCGCGATGGAGGCGTTCACCCGGGCCCTGCGGCTGCACCCGCCCGACACGGACCATCCCGATGTCGCCACGCTCCTGAACAACATCGGTTACCTCCACATCCGGCTCGGTGAGCCGGGGCGAGCCCGCGAGCACATCCTGCGGGCGCTGGCCCTGGCGCGCAGGCTCGGTCTGCCCAGGCACGAGGCCTGTTACCTGATGAGCCTCGGACAGGCGCACCGCGCCGACGCCGACCCGGACGGGGCGCTGGTACACCTGTCGGCCGCGCTGGCGATCCGGCGCGAGCTGGGAGAGCGTCGGCTGGAGGCGGACACGCTCAACGCGCTCGGGCTGAGCAGCCGTGACCGCGGCGACCAGGTGGCCGCCGCGGCCCACTTCCGCAGCGCGCTGGCCCTGGCCCGGGAGCTGGACGACCGGCACCTGGAGGCGACCACGCTGTCCTACCTGGCCGGTCAGGAGCCTGCGATGGTTACCGTCGCCACGGCGTCCACGACGGCCCCCGCCGAGATGGCCGAGATCCGTACGTAGAAATAGCGCGGCGGCGTGCCCGCGGGACGCGCGATCAGCTGAACCGGTAGCCCACCTGACGATGTCCACGCCGGCACGGTCTGCGCACGCTGGACGACCGGCACGAAGTCGATGCCCGCCTTGGCGGTGCCGTCGACGGTGCTCCAGTGCAGCGTCACCGGTGACGGCAGCTTCGCGCTCAGGGCGAAGCTGATGCAGTCGGGTTCGATGGGCATCGTGTCGGCGAGCTCGCACGTGCACTGCTGGAACGGCAGCGGCGGAGGGCAGTCGCCGTCGTCGACGACCGCGTACCCGGTCGGCCCGTCGTCGTCGATGATCCGTCCCTGTGCCAGCGACCGGGCGATGTGCACGCTCGGCCCGGCACCGAGCAGGTGTACGGCGAAATCCTCCAGCTCCGCCTCCCGCTGGGAATCGGCCAGCAACGCGGCGGTCACGGTCCGGACCGAGGTGTCGCCCGCCGCCCATCGCAGCGTCCCGCGTGGCAGCTGGAAGTCCGTTCCCGGCGTCGCGGTGCCGGCCGTGGCCTCGTAGCCCACCTCGGCGGCGGCGGCGCACCCGCTCGAGTAGACCGCGAACGTCAGTGTTCCGCCGCTTTCGCCGGCCGACACCTGCGGGCTGACACTCACCGTGCGTTGACAGCTCTGTGCGACGCCCGGGGCCGCAGTGGCCGGTGCCAGCGCGGCGGCGGCGGCCGCCAGCGCGAAAGCGAAACCATGGATGGCTCTCATGCCCGGCAGCCTGGCGCACGCGGCTTGCATCGACCTTGTGGCCTCGCCTGACGAATCCGGAGACACCACAGCACCCGTGGCGCACAGGGTGTCGTCGCGTTGTAGGGTGCCTGCATGAGCGGGGAGGTACGGGCCGATCCGGTCGAGCTGGCGCGGGTTGCGCAGTCCTGCTTGGACGGCTCGCAGGATCTTGCGGCGGCGCTGCGCAGCGTCAGGGCGGACACGGTGCTGTCCACTTCCGACTTCGGCAACGTGGCGAGCGCCGCCAGCGTGAGCGAGGCCTACCACGGGGTGGAGGGAATCGCGGGCACGGCGGTGGAGCGGCTGGGCGCGGTGCTCGAGGTGGACAACGAGAGCCTGCTGCGGGTGGCTTTCGCCTACCAGCAGGCCGATGAGGAAGCCGAGCGCAAGTTGCGGCAGAAGTACCACAACATTCCGATCTGACCACGGGGAGGTCGCCGGATGGGAGTCCCACCGGAGGACCAGGAGTACTTCCCGCCGATCACGGCGGCCGAGTCGACCTGGCAGTTGCACGCGAACCCGGGCCGGATCAGCAGCGCCGCCTCGGCGTGGCGGCGGTTCGGCAAGTCCGCCACGACGCTGGGCGACGACATCGACACCGACGCCAAGAACCTGGTCGGCTCCCAGTGGTCGGGCCCGGCCCGCGACAGCTACGTGGCACACAAGACGAAGCTCGTCTCCAGCGTGGACGCGCTGCAGGCCAACGCGGACAAGCTGGCCGGTCACCTCGATGACATAGCCGGCCTGCTCCAGCGATACCAGGGATCGCTCGACGCCGAATACGGCAAGGTCAGTTTCCGCGACGTCGGCGGCACGTTCTATCCCAGCAGCGAGCAGGAGCAGAAGCTGATCATCGGTGCCATCGCCGAGGCCGGCACCCTGCGCAGCGAGTTGGAACAGGCCCTGGCCCAGAAGCTCAGCGGCTTCGACCACGTGGGCTGGAACGCGATCGCGGTCGACTGGGGCACGGTCGTCGCGGGTACCACCGATCCGTTCACGCTGCCCCCGGAGGCGACCGACGGCGTCTCGGTGATCATGGTGGACGGGCGGGCGGTCGTGAACACCGGCACCGGCGACAACAACGTGAAGGTCAGGATCGACCCGCAGACCGGCGATGTGATCATCACCGTCGACGGCGCGGACTACTACTATCCGCCGGGCACCCCGGTCACCATCCGCGGCGGCGAGGGCAACGACACCATCGAGGTGCCGAAGGGCTCCAACATCAGCGTGACGCTGCTCGGCGGGGCCGGCAACGACACCATCCGCGGCGGCGACGGCAGCGAGAAGATCTTCGGTGGACAGGGAACGGACGACCTCTACGGCGGCCGCGGCGACGACTACATCTCCGGCGGTTCCGGCATCGACTACATCGACGGCCAGGACGGAAACGACGTCCTTTCCGGCGGTTCCGGCCAGGACACCCTGTACGGCCTGGGCGGCGACGACCAGATGTCGGGCGGCGAGGACGACGACTACCTCGAGGGCGCCAAGGGCAACGACACGATCTACGGCGGTGCGGGCAAGGATGTGCTGTCCGGCGGTCAGGGTGACGACAGGCTGACCGGGGGCACCGGCGACGACGTCTACTACGGCGGACAGGGCAGGGACAGCATCGTCGCCGGCGGCGGCAGCGACACCGCCTACCGCCAGGACGAGGACACCGTCGACGGCGTGACCTCGGACGTCAAGGTCGAGATCAGCGACAAGGCGCAGTTCATCAAGATCGAAGGCTCCGACGAGTTCAAGGAGCGGGTGCTGGCCGACCTCGACATGTACCGCGCCTCACCCACCGGCCAGCAGATGCTGGAGAACCTCCAGGACAAGCGCGACCCGAACTTCCTGTTCGGCGAGAACACCCTGACCATCAAAGAACTTAGTGACGAGAACGGCTACGCCAACAAGGGCCACAAACTCGCCAACTCCGACTCCGTCATCCAGTACAACCCCGCCTTCACCTTCGACTCCGAGCGAGGCCGGCCCTCGGTGGTGCTCTACCACGAACTCGGACACGTCTACGACTACTGGAACGACACCTTCCAGGACGACAAGATCAGTGGCGGCCCCGACGACGGCATCCGGAAGGGCGAGCGGCAGGCGGCAGGTCTCCCCTTCGACCACGACGGCGACCCCGCGACGCCGGATCAGCTCGACCCCGACCACCCCATCCAGTACACCGAGAACGGACTGCGCCGGGAGATGGGCATGCAGGAACGCGACACCTACGCCACGTACCCGGGAGACGGCTGGTGATCCGACCGCGCCACGTCGTCGCCCTGCTGCTCGTCGCGGCGGCAGTGGCTGCCTGCTCGAGTGATCCCGAGCTGGACCTGACCGTGCACACCGCCGCGACCGGCGGGGACGTCTCGGTCGAGTACACCCTGGCCAACCGGTCCGACGCCCCGCTGGTGGTCTACGACGGGGGCTGGACCGACCCGGCACAACCCGGCTGGTCGCGAGGGCCGACGGAGATCAGCGTCCGCGACGACGGAGTGATCGAACTCTCCCGGCGCATCATCCACCCCTGCCAGACCCCCGACACCAGCGAATGCGGCGGCGTCCGCGTACCCACCGAACGCATCCGCGGCTCCGTGCTCGAACCGGGCGCCAGCAGGTCGGACAGTTTCCGGGTGCCGCTCCAGGTGGAACCCGACCATCCGGTGTCCGCCCAGCACACACCGATCCCGTTGAGCGGCCG is a window from the Catellatospora sp. TT07R-123 genome containing:
- a CDS encoding BTAD domain-containing putative transcriptional regulator; this encodes MLGPVEVQHGAGLVDLGPRRGERCLLGLLLLEAGRGVLTMDRLQNLLWDDDPPGNAQRTVHTYVARLRARLRPHGVRIITSSNGYRVDLDAAQVDAHRFTAAITRARAAAAPGVRARILAEALDLWRGPPLADVAGDYLRARIGAGLEEHRFAAIELLAQADLDCGRHHKVLTDLAHVLDEHPTRERLTELLMLAYYRAGRQGEALSAYRRVWQTLDTELGVEPGPGLRDLHGRILANDPSLTTRTDAAAANVPRFLPRTVPDFTGREADLRRLDAIADESGDAAGAALITTISGTPGVGKTALAIHWGHRSVHRFPDGQLYVNLRGFDTGRPLHPIDALALLLRALGQPSDKISVDVDEASGQYRSLLADRRMLVLLDNAATIDQVRPLLPGGTGSFALITSRNRLSGLLARDGVRRLDLPMLSAADAYQLLVRILGAERVAAEPDAATDLAAACAHLPLALRIAAANLADQPDQPIAQYVSLLRGGDRLAALAIDGDLDSTIRAAFDQSYARLSHGAARLFRLLGVAPGPDVTAEAAAALAAVPTETAEVLLRQLTAAHLVQNPLEGRYSLHDLLRLYARSQADPGAPDARRLLIEWYLVRADAAARQMMPNLPLPPMPQTAPDGHITTTADWFTDEAANLAACVRDAHDHGLPHHCCALADRMRAHFHLSRDMVGWRPVAEHAQSAAPAIADPFLAGAEGSAAELSLAFYYRGLGRYDAAKAHSGRAIDLAEAVGWADGHAAALANLGVIHLWSSEHARSAEYSRRALDAHRLAGNGAGQAQALGNLGFVALTLGNLGEAEQCFREAVALHRTAGARSSEGLALANLGDTLRYAGRCDEAIEVLTRALSVLRETGGKVAEAVAQINLAYAQCESGQSDAALANATAALDLVRETGDPNAEANVLNRLAAVHAARGEHDAAVSLFQTALDLCVSIGGRDPELDAHVGLTHALLGTGHPAAAHTHATIALGLARDLDIRISHGYAAAALAAAKLHLGDRDGARSLALEARAHHLETGVTSGVRAAEALLARL
- a CDS encoding MauE/DoxX family redox-associated membrane protein; amino-acid sequence: MPYVEVACRLLLATVFAIALVGKVSSRSAWVAFELSLRDMDVVPESRRPAAARASAATEAVIIVCLLIPGRVAGAVGFLLAAGLLAVFAVAIAAVVRRKRAVACRCFGASATPLSGRHIARNVSLIAVAIAGAVATTATAELPLPAAVLAGVVGALVGMLVAALDDLVALLRPL
- a CDS encoding BTAD domain-containing putative transcriptional regulator — protein: MGRDQASPELARLLHQLRRREARRRGGQELTYRELSTRTGWSLGIVAQYFSGKSVPPVDRFDVLIRLLGATPTEQGALATARDAAADGRRAGTVAAPGGPSFRLLGPVVVAGPKGPARLVGAKPRALVALLGLHAGSVLSQARLVDALWGEDPPRTAIESLYSHVARTRHALDLCGLVGVLRTTNSGYLLAVRRDEVDVARLEERVAQARKAVAAENLPEAVTCLHDGLSLWRGDALADAPVHGWGAAEVARLGELRRAAQEDLWEARLALGEHAGAAREIEKLLVEIPDRERLVELYMLALHRSGRSNEAVGAYQRLRAQLAEQLCVEPGGRLQRLHVAILRRDPGLDLTAVPGSAAPGASRRWHRPAPAQLPPPIGHFTGRDGELAALDGLFDAPPAVGVVCGPAGIGKTALAVQWAGRAADRCPDGQLYVDLRGHDPASALPVPEALAQLLTGMGVPAAELPADPTALLGLYRSTLRRRQVLVLLDNAADAEQVASLVPPAPSLLLVTSRNRLVGLAVDHAVSVVNLDVLDTGDALTLLRRVLGAERVATEPAAAHRLTELCGGMPLALRIAAAKLAARPHGRIAAFNVELADGRLDALSVPGDSRSIRAVFAGAYRTLSPAAAQLFGRLGRHPGPTFAASLAAALAEAPRGRERSALDELAAAHLIVEVEPDRYRFHDLIKAYAFEVAEQQEAARAEARVVEWYLAVGDAANRVFSPARDRAGAVSAQPPIEVPFPADHAAALAFLDGEHASMSAVVGLAARRGADRDAWRLAYLFAGFLTLRGHLGPRVDVARLGLAATRRLADPAAEAVMRSLLGLACHAVRDHEEALAHHETALALVTADGDAAGQAMVLNNIGHARTQLGLLEGAMEAFTRALRLHPPDTDHPDVATLLNNIGYLHIRLGEPGRAREHILRALALARRLGLPRHEACYLMSLGQAHRADADPDGALVHLSAALAIRRELGERRLEADTLNALGLSSRDRGDQVAAAAHFRSALALARELDDRHLEATTLSYLAGQEPAMVTVATASTTAPAEMAEIRT
- a CDS encoding Calx-beta domain-containing protein translates to MRAIHGFAFALAAAAAALAPATAAPGVAQSCQRTVSVSPQVSAGESGGTLTFAVYSSGCAAAAEVGYEATAGTATPGTDFQLPRGTLRWAAGDTSVRTVTAALLADSQREAELEDFAVHLLGAGPSVHIARSLAQGRIIDDDGPTGYAVVDDGDCPPPLPFQQCTCELADTMPIEPDCISFALSAKLPSPVTLHWSTVDGTAKAGIDFVPVVQRAQTVPAWTSSGGLPVQLIARPAGTPPRYFYVRISAISAGAVVDAVATVTIAGS
- a CDS encoding M91 family zinc metallopeptidase, which encodes MGVPPEDQEYFPPITAAESTWQLHANPGRISSAASAWRRFGKSATTLGDDIDTDAKNLVGSQWSGPARDSYVAHKTKLVSSVDALQANADKLAGHLDDIAGLLQRYQGSLDAEYGKVSFRDVGGTFYPSSEQEQKLIIGAIAEAGTLRSELEQALAQKLSGFDHVGWNAIAVDWGTVVAGTTDPFTLPPEATDGVSVIMVDGRAVVNTGTGDNNVKVRIDPQTGDVIITVDGADYYYPPGTPVTIRGGEGNDTIEVPKGSNISVTLLGGAGNDTIRGGDGSEKIFGGQGTDDLYGGRGDDYISGGSGIDYIDGQDGNDVLSGGSGQDTLYGLGGDDQMSGGEDDDYLEGAKGNDTIYGGAGKDVLSGGQGDDRLTGGTGDDVYYGGQGRDSIVAGGGSDTAYRQDEDTVDGVTSDVKVEISDKAQFIKIEGSDEFKERVLADLDMYRASPTGQQMLENLQDKRDPNFLFGENTLTIKELSDENGYANKGHKLANSDSVIQYNPAFTFDSERGRPSVVLYHELGHVYDYWNDTFQDDKISGGPDDGIRKGERQAAGLPFDHDGDPATPDQLDPDHPIQYTENGLRREMGMQERDTYATYPGDGW